In Zygosaccharomyces rouxii strain CBS732 chromosome E complete sequence, the DNA window GTGTAGAGTGGAACTGAGTAGTTTGCAGGTGACATTGTTGTTATCGATTTTCTTATAgagaaagatgaagaagaaggcGCTATTCCCAGACAATCTGTTATATAGCTGGTCCTCGATCTCATGAATCTATCGGCAATACCGGAGTAAGAGAAATTCTCTTCTGTTTAATAGTCACGAAAAACCACAATTGTATATTTGCGATCGAAAATTTGATAAGACGCAAGGGGAGCCAAGAGGCCAAAAAATCTTGTCTATACTATTGGCTTGCCAATTGTTGTATGTGCGGAGGCGGATGAGCTCTTAAGGCGGCTTTGCGGAGAGCAACTAGCCCTGAGCTCTTTCGAGGgaccaaaaaaaaaaaaaaaaaaaaaaaaaaacaaaacaaagAGCAATGTTCAATTCATTCTCCTTACTGACCAAAGAATATGGGGCAGTACCGCTATTCGCTTTCTCTAGATTCAGTTCCCTTCTACTTCCGATTGCGGGTCGGTGTCTTTTTCCGTAACCGCCCTTACCCAAAAGGGTAATCACCGCCCTACATCATTGACCAATCTTCCCGCCTATTCCGCCGCCCAAATGCACTTGAAAAACCAAATAAAGGAAAGCTATAAAGGGGATACATGTTTTGACCAGTAGTTGGGAATCATAGGTTTCTTTGAacttatcatcatcaaataaATAGAAACAAAAGAGAATACTAAACAAAACAgtacaaaaaaaaaaaaaaaagactGATTACGACTATGATTTCATTattgttggtggtggtaccGCCGGTAATGTTGTGGCCGGTAGGCTTGCTGAGAACCCGGATGTAAGAATCTTGGTTGTTGAAGCTGGTGTGGGCAATTCACAGGAGATTGAAGATATCAAAACCCCATCCAACGCTATGGAATTACGTGGCTCTAAGTACGACTGGGCTTACAAGACCACAATGGTTAAGCGTGACGACTATGAACGTATCGAGAAACCCAACACTCGTGGTAAGGCCCTCGGTGGTAGTTCTTCCTTGAACTACTTCAGTTGGATTCCCGGTTGCAAGCCCACGTTCGACAGATGGGAAGAATTCGGTGGTGAAGAATGGACTTGGGACCCCTTGGTACCTTATTTGAGAAAGAGTGCCACTTACCATGATGACTTGAAGCTTTACCCCGAAGAACTCAAGAAGATTGGTGGTGGCGGTCCTCTTCCAATCTCTCATGCTGAATTAGTGGATGAATTAGCTCCTTTTCGTGAAAAAATAATCGAAGCCTGGAAGTCAAGAGATCTTCCAATGAGCGAAAATATTTATGATGGTGAGATGATTGGTCTGACACATTGTGTGGACTCCATCTACCACGGTGTGCGTTCCAGTAGTGTCTACTTCCTGAAGGAGAAGCCAAATATCACCATTTTATCCCAAGTCCACTCCAAAAAAGTCATCATCGATGCCGCTGACAAGGTTGCCAAGGGTGTCACCATCATTAAGCCATCTGGAGAGGAACACAGCTATTATGCCAAGCGCGAAGTCATTGTTGCCCAAGGTGTTTTTGAAAGTCCTAAACTATTAATGCTTTCAGGAGTTGGCCCAAAGAAGGAATTAGAGACACATGGTATCGATGTTATTGTTGAGAATCCCCATGTTGGTCAACACTTGTTAGACCATCCAGGTGTCCCATTTGTATTGCACGTAAAAGATGGTTTTGGTATGGACGATCACTTGTTGCGTGAAGGTCCCGCACACACTGCTGCAGTGGAACAgtacaagaagaaatccaCCGGTCCTGTTGGTTCGGGATTACTTGAATTAGTTGGTTTCCCACGTATTGACGAATATTTAGAGAAAGATCCTCACTACCTCCAAGCCAAAAAGGCCAACGGCGGCAAGGACCCATTCTGCCCTGAAGGCCAACCTCACTTCGAATTAGACTTTGTGAGTATGTTTGGTAGTGCTTTCCAATGGCATTATCCAACTCCAAAAGAGGGTTGTTACACTAGTGTGGTGGTCGATTTGGTTCGTCCAATTTCTGAACCAGGTGAAGTCAAGTTGAACAGCGCGGACCCACTTGTACAACCGAACATCAACTTGAACTTCTTTGCCGATGAGTTAGATATCATCGCCATGAGAGAAGGTATCAGGTTTTCTTACGACGTGTTGACCAAAGGTAAAGGGTTTAAGGACATTGTCGTCGGTGAGTACCCATGGGAAATGCCATTGGATGATGACAAAGAAATGAGGAAACAAATTTTAGACCGTGTTCAAACCGCGTTCCACCCTTGTGGTACTGCTCGTTTGTCTAAGAGTAGTGAGCAAGGTGTGGTCGATTCATCATTAAAGGTGCATGGGGTCAAGGGATTACGTGTGATTGATGCCTCTGTTATCCCAGTTATCCCAGACTGTCGTATTCAGAACTCTGTATACGCCATTGGTGAGAAGGGTGCTGACGCGATCAAGGAAGCTCACAAAGACTTGTACTAAACATGGCGCTATCTTTTATATAGTTTAGAATATTAATATTCATATTATAGGGTATAGTTAAACGTAAACAATAGGGTACTGagtaaaaaaagaaattaaatttttaGAGTTAATCTGAAAACGCTTAATACCCTTTAGAGATTGCTTagtggaagaaaaaaaagaaacaaaagaaaacaaacaGAAAAGGCATTATGcaaatggaagaatttaGCCTATTgtgtgaaaaattcttttagaAACGTGGATTCTTATCTTTCACTTGTCGCGGACTTCAATACCCCACAAGCTTCaaaatgaacaagaaaaggtGTATCTAAGGTTAGGTCCTGTAAAATTTTACGATTAGATGATGGACTGCAATACGGTAAAATCAGAATAAAGTAGAGTGGATAGAAAGAGGATCTTTTTGAGTGTGCCTTATACTATTAAACAGACACAATGACAGGCTACTAAAATACAAATGGTTCATATCAATTCAAGATGTACTGTTCAGATGCTATGCATCATATTGATAGCTGCCTCTTGTAGGGCTTTCTTACAATCTGACTCCAGGTAAGATTACAAAGCCTATTTAAAAGTACTGTTACTTATATCGACTCTATTATTTGTGGAGTTAGACCTCACAACGCATTACACAAGACCGTTGGAAGTGAGAATGAGTGACCAGAGAAAATTTGAAGTAACAAAAGAAGACCATACGGAGAACAGGTTTTGATGACAAGTATGAAAAAAGGTGAATTAAGAGACGTTATTGTAATGGAGATGGAGGGTTAAGAGATTTCAAACGAAGAACAGATATTTTGCTATAGTCAAAAGATGCGGATACAGCAGGTTAGAGGTCCGGTTACCGCATGACGTCAGAGCGGAACTGGCGGAACTGGCGGATGTGTGAATCGGAATCAAGAAGAGCCTCTGCAACGCAAGTGctaaatcaaaaattgcCATGAGGCAGAAGTTGTTGAATCAACAGGCTTCAATCAGGGATTGGGAAGTTGTTATATCATCCAGATGCAGAACCAAAAAAGCGCGTCTTACATCAAATGTAGTTCATGAAATACCATCAAACTACCTAATATTACAATACAAATGAAGGATT includes these proteins:
- a CDS encoding GMC family oxidoreductase (highly similar to uniprot|Q2UD26 Aspergillus oryzae AO090012000349 Choline dehydrogenase and related flavoproteins), yielding MELRGSKYDWAYKTTMVKRDDYERIEKPNTRGKALGGSSSLNYFSWIPGCKPTFDRWEEFGGEEWTWDPLVPYLRKSATYHDDLKLYPEELKKIGGGGPLPISHAELVDELAPFREKIIEAWKSRDLPMSENIYDGEMIGLTHCVDSIYHGVRSSSVYFLKEKPNITILSQVHSKKVIIDAADKVAKGVTIIKPSGEEHSYYAKREVIVAQGVFESPKLLMLSGVGPKKELETHGIDVIVENPHVGQHLLDHPGVPFVLHVKDGFGMDDHLLREGPAHTAAVEQYKKKSTGPVGSGLLELVGFPRIDEYLEKDPHYLQAKKANGGKDPFCPEGQPHFELDFVSMFGSAFQWHYPTPKEGCYTSVVVDLVRPISEPGEVKLNSADPLVQPNINLNFFADELDIIAMREGIRFSYDVLTKGKGFKDIVVGEYPWEMPLDDDKEMRKQILDRVQTAFHPCGTARLSKSSEQGVVDSSLKVHGVKGLRVIDASVIPVIPDCRIQNSVYAIGEKGADAIKEAHKDLY